In Chitinophaga sp. H8, the sequence ATATGCAGGGCATTTACATAAGCCCGGTAAAGCTCATTTTCCTGGTACTGGTACTGAAAAAGAGAAAGCGCGGCAGGCTCCAGCCCGGCAGCGGTTAAAGAAAATATATGTTCCAGGGATGTTTCCATCATGTATTCCCAACGTTTAAAAATCACCCAAAGTTAGGGAGAACTGCAAATTTAGCCCCGGTGAAGTAACAAATAAGCTGAAAAAGCGTTTAATTTAATAGGTGGTTATCCTTAAAAAGGGGGATTACCATCCACTGAACCATTGTATTTTAGTTAAAAAAATGTAGGTTTGTTATATGAAGAAATTGCTCCTTTTATCTGTGATTATCTGCCTGGCTTATGCTTGTAAGAAAGACTCCCTGAGCAGTAAACCTCAGATTTCTTTCAGATCTTACTCCATCTCATCTATAGATACTACCACCCAGCAATTTGATATAGAGTTTAACGTGAAAGACGGGGATGGCGACATCGAAAACAATATTTACATACTTAACTATGTGGATGGTACGCCACCTGTAGATGAAAATGATTTTCCTTCCAGGCAAATGCCGGGCATAGAGGCCAATAAAGGCAACAGCGTGAATGCCATTGTATCTGTCAACATGCAAAGCAATGACTTCCGGGTAGGTATTGATGACAACTTCACCCCCGACAGCTTTCATGTAAGGGCATTTATTATAGATAATGCCGGCAATAGCAGTGATACCATTACCACCCCCAAGATTCCGTGGTATAAGAAAAAGCAACCGTAAAAGCATTACATTTACATTATACAAAGGATTCCTTTTACAAAGGAATCCTTTTATTTTTTAGCTTTACCCATTATTTAAAACCATGAACAAGATAGCTGAACTACAGTCAAAGATAGCCGAAGCCATGCAGGGCGGCGGAGCAGTGCGTATTGCATCCCAACATAAAAAGGGTAAGCTCACTGCCAGGGAAAGATTGCAATTGCTGCTGGATGAAGGCTCCTTTGAAGAATTGGATATGCTGGTAAATAACCGTAACCGGGGATTGACCACTGACCAGGAACAGTTTTTAGGTGATGGGGTAGTAACAGGCTTCGGTAATATCAACGGACGGCTGGTATATGTGTTTTCACAGGATTTTACAGTATATGGGGGTAGCTTGTCTGAGCCCCATGCCCGTAAAATATGCAAGATCCTGGACCTGGCTATGCAAAACGGCGCGCCGGTAGTAGGATTGAATGACAGTGGAGGAGCCCGTATCCAGGAAGGCGTAGTAAGCCTGGGAGGTTATGCGGATATTTTCTATCGCAATACCCGTGCCTCCGGCGTTATTCCACAAATATCAGCAATCATGGGGCCCTGTGCAGGAGGGGCTGTATACTCTCCGGCTATTACAGACTTTATTATGATGGTGGAACAAACCTCCTATATGTTCGTAACCGGGCCTAACGTGGTTAAAACCGTTACCCATGAGGAAGTAACTTCCGAAGAGCTGGGCGGCGCACAAACACATGCTACTAAAAGCGGGGTTACCCATTTTGCCTGCAGCAACGAAGTAGAATGTATCCAGAACATCCGTCAGCTCCTGAGCTATGTGCCCCAGAACTGCGAGGAAACGGCGCCGGTATACCCTTATGAGCCATCCAACGAAGTACGGGAAGCCCTCAACAATATGATCCCTGCCAATCCCAATCAACCTTATGATATGAAAGAGGTGATTGCGGAAATAACGGACACGGATAGCTTTTTTGAAGTACACCGCGATTTTGCTGAAAATATTATAGTAGGTTTTGCCCGTATTGCTGGCAGGAGCATTGGTATTGTAGCCAACCAGCCCGCTATCCTGGCGGGGGTACTGGATATACATGCTTCCGTAAAAGGGGCCCGTTTCACCCGCTTTTGCGATGCGTTTAATGTACCCCTGCTGGTACTCGTAGATGTTCCGGGATTTTTACCTGGCACCGACCAGGAGTGGAACGGTATCATTACCAATGGGGCTAAACTCCTGTTTGCCCTGAGTGAAGCCACCGTGCCCAAAATAACAGTCACTACCCGTAAAGCCTATGGCGGGGCCTACTGTGTGATGAACTCAAAACACATTGGTGCTGATCTGAACTTTGCCTTCCCACAAGCCGAAATCGCGGTAATGGGAGCCAAAGGTGCAGTGGAAATCATCTACAAAAAAGAAATTGATGCGGCGGCAGATCCGGAAGCACGCATGAATGAACTCGTGGCCGACTATACCGAACGCTTTGCCAATCCTTATCTGGCTGCAGAAAAAGGCTATATTGACGAGGTGATTGTTCCTGAACAGGCCCGCGTAAAACTGATCAAAGGTTTTAAAATGCTGGAAAATAAAGTGGTGAATATGCCCAGAAAAAAACACGGCAATATACCTTTGTAGGGTGCTTCCGAACACATGTACCAGAGATACCTGCCAATGACGCAGGGAATCATATGATACATGAACTATTTATATCCGGGCACCAGAAAGATTATGCGCACGCTGTTTAACTTTTTCTTATTTACCTCCGTTTATATTTCCTGCTGTGCCTTAATGATGGTATGGCAAACGAACCAGTTGCTGCAACTGCATTACGACTATAACACCTATTATGCGTTTGTATTTGCAGCAACCATGTGCAGCTATAATTTCCATTGGTACCTGACCCCTGCAATCTATTCCTCTTCCGAACGCATTACCTGGGCCCAGCAAAATAAAGTATTACAGTTATCACTTTGCGCGATCGGCGGACTGGGTGCCTTGTTTTTTTTCTGGCAACTGCGGGCCCACTGGCTACCTTTAAGCGGAGCCGCCATCTTAACCTTCCTTTATTCTGCGCCCAAAGTGCCTCATAAAACATTCAACTGGCTGAGTAAAATAGCCATAGGCAAAACCCTGTTCCTTACTTTTGTATGGACCTACGTAACTACCCTCCTGCCGGCATTCATTGCGGATACCGGTATCACCCTGGATGTGGTCCTGTTTACCTGCCACCGCTTTTTCCTGATCTATGCCATCTGTATCCTGTTTGATTACCGTGATCTCGAATCGGATAAAAAAGAAGGTATTCGCAGCCTCATTACTTACCTGAGCTTCAAGAATCTGTTCCGGGTATACTACTGCTCCCTGCTGATGGCTGCCATCAGCGCAGTGTTATTGCTTCCCTACACTTCCCTGCCTGTCATCTGTACCTTGCTGATAGCGGTGCTGGCTACGGCCATCATTACCCGCAAAGCACGCAATACCCCTTCAGATTACATGTTTTACTTTATCCTGGATGGCTTTATGATGCTGTCGGCAGTATTACATATGCTATTAGCTGTTAGCATTTAGCTATTAGCTGCCTGCCATCGGATGCATTACATGCCTATCGTTAACCGGCTAAAAGCTAACAGCTAAAGGCTAATAGCTTTTATTATTTTCCCTACTTTTGCTACATTAACTAATAGTCCAATGAGCAAAAAGCAAAAATCTATACTGGGTAAAGAGGCGCTGGCCTTTCTCAAAAACTACCTGAATAATCCTTCTCCTACCGGCTTCGAAAAAGAAGGACAGAAACTCTGGCTCTCTTATCTGAAGCCATTTGTAGATGAATACATTGTAGATGCCTATGGTTCTGTGGTGGGGGTCATCAACCCTAAAGCTGAATTTAAGGTGGTGATAGAAGCACATGCTGATGAAATTTCCTGGTTTGTCAACTATATTTCTCCGGATGGACTCATTTATGTAATACGGAATGGTGGCTCTGACCAGCAGATCGCTCCTTCCAAAAGAGTAAATATCCATACAGAAAAAGGAATTGTGAAAGCCGTATTTGGCTGGCCTGCTATTCATACCCGCAACCGCAACCCGGAAAAGGAACCACATCCCAAAGTAGATAATATCTTCCTGGATTGTGGCGCCCGCTCCAAAAAAGAAGTGGAAGACCTTGGGGTGCATGTGGGCTGTGTGATCACTTTTGAAGATGGTTTTGAAGAGTTAAACTATGATTATTATATCGCCCGTGCTTTTGATAACCGTATTGGCGGATTTATGATTGCAGAGGTGGCCAGGATGCTGAAAGAAAAGAAGCAACAACTTCCTTTTGGCCTGTATATCGTGAATGCCGTACAGGAAGAAGTGGGACTGCGGGGTGCCGAAATGATTGCTAAAAGGATCAAAGCCAATGTGGCCATCATTACCGATGTTACCCATGACTCTACCACGCCTATGATCAATAAAAATGTGGAAGGCGAAATCAAATGCGGCGGAGGGCCCAGCATTACCTATGGCCCTGCGGTGCACAATATCCTCCGGGATCTGATCATCAAAACTGCTAAGAAAAATGATATCCCGCACCAGCTGCATGCAGTAAGCCGCAGTACCGGCACAGATACCGATGCGTTTGCTTATTCCAACGACGGTACCCCTTCTGCGCTGATCAGTATTCCGCTGCGCTATATGCATACTACAGTGGAAATGCTTAAAAAGGAAGACGTGGAAAACACTATCCTGCTGATTTATCATACACTGCTGAACATTACACCTAAAACAAACTTTCAATACCTGTAAACAGTGCATGGAGGCTCCCTCCTGCCCGCTTTATTTGTAATTGAATTTTTTCCTGTAGGTTTGTTCCATAAATATTATAAATATGCAAGATGTGCAGATACGTCACAACTGGACAATTGAAGAAATAAAAGCTATTTACAATACTCCATTACTGGAACTGGTATACCAGGCAGCTACACTGCACCGCCAGTACCAGGATACCGCCGAAGTACAGGTTTGCACCCTGTTATCCATCAAAACCGGCGGATGTACAGAAGATTGCGCTTATTGCCCGCAGGCAGCCCGTTATAATACTGATATCAAAGTACATGGCCTTCTTAAAAAAGAAGAAGTGCTGCAATATGCCCAACAAGCCAAGGATGCAGGTTCTACCCGCTTTTGCATGGGTGCTGCCTGGAGGGAAGTACGCGACAACCGCGACTTTGACCGGGTACTGGACATGGTAAAAGGCGTGAATGAACTGGGCATGGAAGTATGCTGCACATTAGGGATGCTGAATGCAGAACAGGCTAAAAAACTGGCAGATGCCGGCCTCTATGCATACAACCATAACCTGGATACTTCCAAGGAGCATTATAGCGAAATTATTACTACCCGCACCTATGACGATCGCCTGGAAACATTGGAAAATGTCAGGAAAGCGGGCGTTAGCGTATGCTGTGGTGGGATCATCGGGCTGGGCGAATCGCACGAAGACCGTATCGGTATGCTCCACACCCTGAGCAGCCTGCCGGAACATCCGGATTCCGTACCCATCAATGCGTTGACACGGGTAAAAGGAACGCCACTGGAACACCTGCCTAAAGTAGAATTCTGGGATATGGTACGCATGATCGCTACCACCCGTATCTTAATGCCTAAAGCCATGGTACGCCTCAGCGCAGGCCGGGCCGAAATGAGCATATCTGACCAGGCATTGTGTTTTATGGCTGGTGCCAACTCTATCTTTACCGGTGAAAAACTGCTCACCACCGGCAACCCTTCTTTTGAACAGGATCATATGATGTTTGAACTATTGGGACTGAAGCCAAGAGAAGCATTTAAAGAAGAACATGCTACAGCCGACAGCTGCTGCTAAAGATAATACGATAATAAAAAGCGGTTGCTCCTTCATGGGAAGCAACCGCTTTTTTATATGCCATTATAGTAGCAGATCAATTTACAAAATAGGCTACGCCCAGGGCATACCCCTTCATGCCCAGTCCGCAGATACTCCCTACGCATTTAGGCGCTATTAATGAGGTATGACGGAAATCCTCCCGTGCATATACATTGCTGATATGAATCTCTATCACAGGTGTTTTAATACCTGCAATGGCGTCACGGATGGCTACAGAAGTATGCGTATATCCTCCTGCGTTAAGCAGAATACCATCTGCACTAAATCCCTTTTCATGTAAATGATTAATGATCTCCCCTTCTACATTACTCTGAAAATAGCTGAACTCCACCACAGGATAGGCGGCCTTTAATGTTTCAAAATATTGTTCAAAAGACTGGCTGCCGTAAATCCCCGGCTCCCGCTTTCCCAACAGGTTTAAATTTGGCCCGTTAATAATGGCAATCTGCATATTAAATCAATTACAAATGATGAATGATAAACAGTTTATTGACCCCAGCGATAGGTGTCCTGCGCTATCCCGGCCAGGTCCAGGATACGGTCTACCACCGTGGCTACTACGGCTTCAATGGTAGCCGGCTGGCTGTAAAAGGAAGGGGTGGCAGGACAAATGATCCCACCGGCCTCCGTCACCGTAGCCATATTCCGGATATGCACCAGGTTATACGGGGTTTCCCTCACCACACAGATCAGCTTGCGCCGCTCTTTCAGCACTACATCCGCAGCCCTGGTAATCAGGTCATTAGACATACCTGTAGCAATACGCCCCAGCGTACCTACAGAACAGGGACATATGATCATCGTATTAAATCTTCCGGAACCGGAAGCAAAGGGGGCATGAAAGTCTTGTTGGGTGTAAAATTTAAAGGGCAGGGACGCGTAATCCTCATTATTCAGCTCAGTTTGCCACACCGTTTTGGCGTTTTCCGTCATTACTACTGCTACGGCCTCCGTCTGATCACCAGCCAGCTGCAGTTTCTGCAACAATTGCCTGGCGTAAATAGATCCGCTTGCTCCTGTAACCGCTACTACTATACGATGTTTCATGCCTCTTGAGTATTGCACAAAACTACGGAAACCAGGAAACTTATTGAAGTAAAATGATAAACAACAAAATGTATCCGCTTCTACACCTTTATATTTATCATTTTACCAGGAAAGGTACTTAGTTTACCTGCGCTGCCAATTCATCCATGCTGATGCCGTTATGGCTTTCGTCATAAACACAGGCTCCGTCTTTAATGAGCAACACCTGGGGCGACTCATGTTCAACTTTATAGTCATGTGCTATCTTGTCTGAAAGGTGGCGATACCGGATCAGGTCCAGGTAGTAAAACGATACATTCGCAGGTGCTGCTGCCCGCTCTAACCGGGATTTTGCCATCGCGCTGATAGAACAACGCGTGCTGTGCTTAAAAATAACCACGGGCTGCTCCGCAGAGGCCTGGTCTATTTTTGATAACTGTTCCTCGGTGGTCAGATCAATCCAGTTCATTAACAATTTTTCATATGCTTATCCACGGGCGCTTTGGTTATCTTCATAGGACAACCTAATTTGCTGTGGGTTGCGCAGGAGGTGAGTAAAGTGGCAAAGATACAAACCATACCGGCGAAGCCCAAAATTCTAACATAAGATCTCATGATGGGAAATTTAATTGGTAAACGAAATTTCATAGGGAAAATTATATCGCTTTGTTAATCGTGTTTTGTAACGTTATTTTGCAAATATAATTAATATATTAAAAATAACAACACTATGATCTGATTTATGATGTGAAAAGCAGCGCCATATCTTGTCCCATCGGCTGGAAAACCATGTCCCTGCTAACTTGACATCACAAATCATATACCCCCTGATATGACAAAAGTACACTTTATTGCCATTGGAGGCAGCGTAATGCATCAACTGGCCATCGCTTTAAAATTGAAAGGCTACCAGGTAACCGGCAGTGATGATGAAATATTTGAACCTGCGCTCTCCAACCTGGAACAGGCGGGGATCCTTCCGCCTGCTATGGGCTGGGACGATAGCCGCATCACAGCAGACATAGATGCAGTGATTCTGGGCATGCACGCCAGGGCAGATAATCCTGAATTGATCAAAGCCCGTGAACTGGGCCTGAAAATATACTCCTTCCCGGAA encodes:
- a CDS encoding acyl-CoA carboxylase subunit beta — protein: MNKIAELQSKIAEAMQGGGAVRIASQHKKGKLTARERLQLLLDEGSFEELDMLVNNRNRGLTTDQEQFLGDGVVTGFGNINGRLVYVFSQDFTVYGGSLSEPHARKICKILDLAMQNGAPVVGLNDSGGARIQEGVVSLGGYADIFYRNTRASGVIPQISAIMGPCAGGAVYSPAITDFIMMVEQTSYMFVTGPNVVKTVTHEEVTSEELGGAQTHATKSGVTHFACSNEVECIQNIRQLLSYVPQNCEETAPVYPYEPSNEVREALNNMIPANPNQPYDMKEVIAEITDTDSFFEVHRDFAENIIVGFARIAGRSIGIVANQPAILAGVLDIHASVKGARFTRFCDAFNVPLLVLVDVPGFLPGTDQEWNGIITNGAKLLFALSEATVPKITVTTRKAYGGAYCVMNSKHIGADLNFAFPQAEIAVMGAKGAVEIIYKKEIDAAADPEARMNELVADYTERFANPYLAAEKGYIDEVIVPEQARVKLIKGFKMLENKVVNMPRKKHGNIPL
- a CDS encoding UbiA family prenyltransferase, which gives rise to MNYLYPGTRKIMRTLFNFFLFTSVYISCCALMMVWQTNQLLQLHYDYNTYYAFVFAATMCSYNFHWYLTPAIYSSSERITWAQQNKVLQLSLCAIGGLGALFFFWQLRAHWLPLSGAAILTFLYSAPKVPHKTFNWLSKIAIGKTLFLTFVWTYVTTLLPAFIADTGITLDVVLFTCHRFFLIYAICILFDYRDLESDKKEGIRSLITYLSFKNLFRVYYCSLLMAAISAVLLLPYTSLPVICTLLIAVLATAIITRKARNTPSDYMFYFILDGFMMLSAVLHMLLAVSI
- a CDS encoding M42 family metallopeptidase; the encoded protein is MSKKQKSILGKEALAFLKNYLNNPSPTGFEKEGQKLWLSYLKPFVDEYIVDAYGSVVGVINPKAEFKVVIEAHADEISWFVNYISPDGLIYVIRNGGSDQQIAPSKRVNIHTEKGIVKAVFGWPAIHTRNRNPEKEPHPKVDNIFLDCGARSKKEVEDLGVHVGCVITFEDGFEELNYDYYIARAFDNRIGGFMIAEVARMLKEKKQQLPFGLYIVNAVQEEVGLRGAEMIAKRIKANVAIITDVTHDSTTPMINKNVEGEIKCGGGPSITYGPAVHNILRDLIIKTAKKNDIPHQLHAVSRSTGTDTDAFAYSNDGTPSALISIPLRYMHTTVEMLKKEDVENTILLIYHTLLNITPKTNFQYL
- the bioB gene encoding biotin synthase BioB; the encoded protein is MQDVQIRHNWTIEEIKAIYNTPLLELVYQAATLHRQYQDTAEVQVCTLLSIKTGGCTEDCAYCPQAARYNTDIKVHGLLKKEEVLQYAQQAKDAGSTRFCMGAAWREVRDNRDFDRVLDMVKGVNELGMEVCCTLGMLNAEQAKKLADAGLYAYNHNLDTSKEHYSEIITTRTYDDRLETLENVRKAGVSVCCGGIIGLGESHEDRIGMLHTLSSLPEHPDSVPINALTRVKGTPLEHLPKVEFWDMVRMIATTRILMPKAMVRLSAGRAEMSISDQALCFMAGANSIFTGEKLLTTGNPSFEQDHMMFELLGLKPREAFKEEHATADSCC
- the aroQ gene encoding type II 3-dehydroquinate dehydratase; translation: MQIAIINGPNLNLLGKREPGIYGSQSFEQYFETLKAAYPVVEFSYFQSNVEGEIINHLHEKGFSADGILLNAGGYTHTSVAIRDAIAGIKTPVIEIHISNVYAREDFRHTSLIAPKCVGSICGLGMKGYALGVAYFVN
- a CDS encoding UbiX family flavin prenyltransferase; its protein translation is MKHRIVVAVTGASGSIYARQLLQKLQLAGDQTEAVAVVMTENAKTVWQTELNNEDYASLPFKFYTQQDFHAPFASGSGRFNTMIICPCSVGTLGRIATGMSNDLITRAADVVLKERRKLICVVRETPYNLVHIRNMATVTEAGGIICPATPSFYSQPATIEAVVATVVDRILDLAGIAQDTYRWGQ
- the ytxJ gene encoding bacillithiol system redox-active protein YtxJ, which translates into the protein MNWIDLTTEEQLSKIDQASAEQPVVIFKHSTRCSISAMAKSRLERAAAPANVSFYYLDLIRYRHLSDKIAHDYKVEHESPQVLLIKDGACVYDESHNGISMDELAAQVN